In Ignavibacteriales bacterium, the following are encoded in one genomic region:
- a CDS encoding enoyl-CoA hydratase/isomerase family protein encodes MDYQRILVEKNDQTKKIILNRPEKRNSLDELMIEELTDAMNKYSNDDETKSIILTGAGSNFCSGLFLDYLQKISEYDILQNKDDSRKFKNLLLAIYNNRKPTIAMVEGYALAGGCGIASACDIVVASETAQFGYTEVKIGFIPAIVMIFLMKRVTEAHAKDLLLTSRFIMGEEAHRIGFANYLTNPDELEGFTDRLCAGLNKLPLSSLKLTKEMFGNISSMSFEAALEYAVDLNAITRMTEECKNGVSNFLNKVNK; translated from the coding sequence ATGGATTATCAAAGAATTTTAGTAGAAAAGAATGATCAGACGAAGAAGATAATATTGAATCGTCCGGAGAAAAGGAATTCGCTGGACGAGCTGATGATAGAAGAATTGACCGACGCTATGAACAAGTATTCGAACGACGATGAAACTAAATCTATCATATTAACCGGGGCGGGAAGTAACTTTTGCTCGGGGCTCTTTCTCGATTATCTGCAAAAAATATCTGAGTATGACATATTGCAAAACAAAGATGATTCGAGAAAATTTAAAAACCTGCTCCTTGCAATTTACAATAACAGAAAACCAACAATTGCGATGGTGGAGGGTTACGCTTTGGCAGGCGGATGCGGGATAGCATCGGCATGCGATATAGTAGTAGCATCGGAGACGGCACAGTTTGGATACACGGAGGTAAAGATAGGCTTTATCCCGGCAATCGTAATGATATTTTTGATGAAGAGAGTGACCGAAGCGCATGCAAAAGACCTGCTTTTGACGTCACGGTTTATAATGGGGGAAGAAGCCCACAGGATAGGTTTTGCAAACTATTTAACAAATCCGGATGAGCTGGAAGGCTTTACAGATAGGCTTTGCGCGGGATTGAACAAATTGCCGTTAAGCTCGTTAAAATTAACGAAAGAGATGTTCGGGAATATATCCTCGATGAGCTTTGAAGCGGCGCTGGAATATGCTGTGGACCTGAATGCAATAACAAGGATGACAGAGGAATGCAAAAACGGTGTAAGCAACTTTTTAAACAAGGTAAACAAATAA
- the mtaB gene encoding tRNA (N(6)-L-threonylcarbamoyladenosine(37)-C(2))-methylthiotransferase MtaB, protein MSLHTLGCKLNYSETSTLAKEFETRGFQIREYGDESDIFVLNTCSVTNNADKECRQIVRSILRNNPETYVIVTGCYAQLQPGEIASIEGVDVVLGAKEKFKVFDYVDSFEKGEPSCIYRSPIEEVNDFHFAFSADIDSRTRAFLKIQDGCNYKCSFCTIPLARGKSRSQPINEVIDNAKRVIDSGYKEIVLTGVNTGDYKYQNGRLYRLVDVLYELDKLDIKRIRISSIEPNLVNQQIIDFAKSSDKFCNHFHIPLQSGDAETLQGMRRRYKKEYYRDLVHRLNDEIKDVGIGVDVIVGFPGETEERFQNTYNFLNELPISYLHVFSYSERRDTDAAVMPGSVDIEVRKKRSHILRRLSDKKRFDFYSRFVGSEQEVLFESVKDGYREGLTTNYIRVKADSKFAEENMIKKVTLLETDGIKPVLCETKSEVFY, encoded by the coding sequence GTGTCATTACATACCTTAGGATGCAAGCTGAACTACAGCGAGACCTCCACATTGGCAAAGGAGTTCGAAACGCGGGGCTTCCAGATACGGGAATATGGTGATGAATCTGATATATTTGTCCTCAATACCTGTTCCGTGACGAATAACGCCGATAAGGAATGCAGGCAGATCGTCCGAAGCATACTCCGCAATAATCCGGAAACATATGTGATCGTTACAGGATGCTATGCGCAGTTACAACCGGGCGAGATTGCTTCGATCGAGGGCGTGGATGTTGTGCTAGGCGCAAAGGAAAAGTTCAAAGTATTCGACTATGTAGATAGCTTCGAAAAAGGCGAGCCGTCATGTATTTACCGTTCCCCTATCGAGGAAGTAAATGATTTCCATTTTGCCTTTTCTGCGGACATTGATTCGCGCACCCGCGCGTTTTTGAAGATACAGGATGGATGTAATTACAAATGCTCGTTTTGCACGATACCGCTTGCAAGAGGCAAGTCAAGAAGCCAGCCGATAAACGAAGTAATAGACAACGCGAAGAGGGTGATTGATTCAGGGTATAAGGAGATTGTTCTAACAGGAGTTAATACAGGTGACTATAAATATCAAAATGGAAGATTGTACAGGCTGGTGGACGTGCTGTATGAGTTGGACAAACTGGATATAAAGAGAATTAGAATAAGTTCGATCGAGCCTAATCTTGTGAACCAGCAGATAATAGACTTTGCTAAGTCGTCGGATAAATTCTGTAATCACTTCCATATACCGCTTCAGAGCGGTGACGCGGAGACGCTGCAGGGCATGAGACGCCGGTACAAGAAGGAATACTACCGTGACCTCGTACACAGACTGAATGATGAGATAAAGGATGTTGGTATTGGTGTAGACGTTATTGTTGGATTTCCGGGTGAGACTGAAGAAAGGTTTCAAAACACGTATAATTTCCTTAACGAACTTCCTATTAGTTACCTGCACGTATTTTCTTACTCAGAGAGACGCGATACCGATGCGGCTGTGATGCCGGGAAGCGTGGACATTGAAGTGAGGAAAAAGCGAAGTCATATCCTAAGAAGGTTATCGGATAAAAAGAGGTTTGACTTTTACAGCAGGTTTGTCGGAAGTGAGCAGGAAGTATTATTTGAATCTGTGAAAGACGGCTACAGGGAAGGACTTACGACGAATTATATAAGGGTGAAAGCAGATTCCAAATTTGCCGAAGAAAACATGATAAAAAAAGTAACCCTTCTCGAAACAGACGGGATAAAGCCGGTCTTATGCGAAACTAAATCCGAGGTGTTCTACTAA
- a CDS encoding PQQ-binding-like beta-propeller repeat protein → MKYLLVLISLLSLTGCDESVKYIEPDTKPMWPQFGYDGTQSGNNASNHYVAPVMNGTFEWSDSLQHGALGDGSEFCADSKGNVYYQDDNSPGSLYKFAPDGSVIWKRDGLTTYNFSAISMNKEETRIYFHVDNPPGLYCYDSSGNQLWSRPGGAYNKVMLDGEGLIYTYVANGFSAVNPDGSIKWTSSNINSLSGVYNAMDHEGNIYLSGSRISKLDKYGTLIWQYTLDTLNSYVIGIVIDGFNNLYFTDYRTKRLYSLDKDGNIRWKRDNVFDIPVISSDNIIFVQSDSIRALDINGKTIWSSAALENHFGRADNIILDNEDNLYYLVDTSPIFVCSLTKDGIRRWTYRSDHGSTLPNPVLTSIGKLIFAPKRGYKITCIN, encoded by the coding sequence GTGAAATACCTTCTCGTTTTGATTTCCCTTTTATCTTTGACAGGCTGTGATGAATCAGTAAAGTACATTGAGCCGGATACAAAGCCAATGTGGCCGCAATTCGGCTATGACGGAACGCAGTCCGGTAATAATGCTTCGAACCATTATGTAGCTCCAGTCATGAACGGTACGTTTGAATGGAGTGATTCACTTCAACATGGAGCTTTAGGTGACGGCAGTGAATTTTGTGCAGACTCAAAGGGTAATGTATATTATCAGGATGATAATAGTCCTGGATCATTATATAAGTTTGCTCCTGATGGAAGTGTGATATGGAAACGGGATGGATTAACAACTTATAACTTTTCTGCAATATCTATGAACAAGGAAGAGACGCGAATTTATTTTCATGTAGATAATCCACCCGGGTTATATTGTTATGACAGCAGTGGGAATCAGTTATGGTCAAGACCGGGTGGGGCGTATAATAAAGTTATGCTGGATGGTGAAGGTCTAATTTATACTTATGTAGCTAATGGTTTTTCAGCCGTTAATCCGGATGGATCAATTAAGTGGACAAGTAGTAATATCAATTCGCTATCGGGAGTGTATAATGCGATGGATCATGAGGGGAATATTTATTTAAGTGGATCCAGGATTTCCAAACTTGACAAATATGGAACGCTCATATGGCAATATACTTTGGACACACTAAATTCATACGTGATCGGAATAGTAATCGATGGTTTTAATAATTTATATTTTACGGATTACAGAACTAAGCGTCTTTATTCGTTGGATAAAGATGGTAATATAAGATGGAAAAGGGATAATGTATTTGATATTCCTGTGATTAGTTCGGACAATATTATATTTGTTCAATCAGATTCGATTCGCGCACTTGATATTAATGGAAAGACAATCTGGAGTTCAGCTGCTTTAGAGAATCATTTCGGTAGAGCTGACAATATAATCTTGGATAATGAAGATAATTTATATTACCTGGTTGACACTTCCCCGATTTTTGTATGTTCACTTACAAAAGATGGAATAAGAAGATGGACTTACCGATCTGACCACGGTTCTACCTTACCAAATCCGGTTCTAACTTCAATTGGTAAGCTGATTTTTGCTCCAAAGAGAGGTTATAAAATAACATGTATCAATTAG
- a CDS encoding ABC transporter ATP-binding protein, which produces MSEILKAEDISFSYGNERFALKDVSFSICEGEFVSIIGRNGSGKSTLVKLLSGIHTNTSGKIIFKDKDIAEYERKALSRSLCYLPQSGIMLTDKITVKDFLLLGRYSYKNFSEFRYNEEDESVVSEALDVAGIMDFRDREISELSGGERQKVLITLALVQLNLKEDLKEKLLIIDEPLTYLDVNYQHEIFSILHKLNSEKGLTIMVVMHDLSLALKYTHKTLLLDKGKLVFAGKTHDIITEENLREYFLINSAIISNNNELLINYLPKL; this is translated from the coding sequence ATGAGTGAGATACTAAAAGCAGAAGATATTAGCTTTTCCTATGGCAATGAAAGGTTCGCTCTTAAGGATGTTTCCTTTTCTATTTGTGAAGGTGAATTCGTTTCGATCATAGGCAGGAACGGCTCCGGGAAATCAACTTTGGTAAAATTGCTTTCGGGGATCCACACTAATACAAGTGGTAAGATCATTTTTAAAGATAAGGATATAGCAGAATATGAAAGGAAGGCTCTTTCAAGGAGCTTATGCTATCTCCCTCAGTCCGGAATAATGCTTACGGATAAGATAACCGTAAAAGATTTTCTGTTATTAGGAAGATACTCTTACAAGAATTTTTCGGAATTCAGGTATAATGAGGAGGATGAATCGGTTGTAAGTGAAGCACTGGATGTGGCAGGTATTATGGATTTTAGGGACAGGGAAATTTCCGAGCTTTCGGGAGGTGAGAGGCAAAAAGTTCTAATTACTCTTGCATTGGTGCAATTGAATTTAAAAGAAGATCTTAAGGAAAAATTATTGATCATTGACGAACCGCTGACATACCTTGACGTAAATTACCAGCATGAGATATTTTCGATATTGCATAAATTAAATTCGGAAAAAGGACTTACGATAATGGTTGTGATGCATGACCTTAGCCTCGCTCTAAAATACACTCATAAGACCCTGCTACTAGACAAAGGGAAGCTGGTATTCGCGGGCAAAACACATGACATAATTACGGAAGAGAATCTACGGGAATATTTTCTTATCAACTCGGCAATTATTTCCAATAACAATGAATTGTTAATTAACTATCTGCCAAAATTATAA
- a CDS encoding TIGR01777 family protein has product MNKPKKIILAGGSGFLGGCLIKHFYNSDIQVVVLSRNPKSPDKNILYVKWDGKTLGEWAKEIDGSDVVINLAGRSVNCRYNEKNRKEIINSRVDSTDIIGEAILRSTDPPKLWINSSTAAIYGDSGDEIMDESSPVPGGFSPGVAKKWEETFNNIVTPGTRKVYLRIGLVFGKDGGVLKPFTIVTRLGLGGKFGSGKQYISWMHELDFCRVIDWVIKNDTAEGMIICTGPEPVTNVELMRTLRKVLHVPIGIPNPAFMLKIGTKIIGTEHELILMGRRVIPKYLLEHGFEFKYPHLKETLEDIFKK; this is encoded by the coding sequence ATGAATAAGCCAAAGAAGATAATTTTAGCCGGAGGGTCCGGTTTTCTGGGTGGTTGTCTGATAAAACACTTTTATAATTCCGATATTCAGGTTGTTGTGCTTTCAAGAAATCCAAAGTCTCCGGACAAAAACATTTTATATGTAAAATGGGACGGAAAAACATTGGGAGAATGGGCTAAAGAGATAGACGGTAGTGACGTTGTGATCAACTTGGCGGGAAGATCGGTTAATTGCAGGTATAACGAGAAGAACAGGAAAGAGATTATTAATTCAAGGGTAGATTCTACTGATATAATAGGAGAGGCAATATTAAGGTCAACGGATCCTCCTAAGCTATGGATCAATTCCAGCACAGCCGCGATATATGGTGATTCGGGAGATGAGATAATGGATGAGTCGTCTCCCGTGCCGGGCGGTTTTTCGCCCGGAGTTGCGAAAAAGTGGGAAGAGACATTCAATAATATTGTTACCCCGGGTACAAGGAAAGTTTATCTGCGTATTGGGCTGGTATTTGGAAAGGACGGGGGTGTGCTTAAGCCTTTCACAATAGTAACAAGACTTGGGCTGGGTGGAAAGTTTGGCAGCGGTAAACAATACATCAGCTGGATGCACGAATTGGATTTTTGCAGGGTTATCGACTGGGTGATAAAGAATGATACTGCGGAAGGAATGATAATATGCACCGGTCCGGAACCTGTAACAAATGTAGAACTAATGAGAACACTCCGCAAAGTTTTGCATGTCCCAATCGGCATTCCCAATCCGGCCTTTATGCTTAAAATAGGCACGAAGATAATCGGTACGGAACATGAGCTTATATTAATGGGGAGACGGGTTATTCCAAAATATCTGCTTGAACACGGGTTTGAATTTAAATATCCACATCTAAAAGAGACATTGGAAGATATATTCAAGAAATAA
- a CDS encoding DUF1211 domain-containing protein encodes MNFRKLFQPDPEKYSVSRIEALSDGVFSITMTLLILSVQVPPLSPDDKTTIHKLLQVLPVLENYFISFIVLGLFWVRHQMQFREIRTSDRNLMWINIFFLMFVAIIPFTTSMMVEYSNNHISIQVYCFNLIILGVILIIHWEYAIRNHRLIDDNLNLKELRSITKVQILTPAMFFFTAVLAFFDITVAKMSLYVLPLISAISIKTYRRIRRKHISE; translated from the coding sequence TTGAATTTCAGAAAGCTATTTCAACCTGACCCTGAAAAATACAGTGTTTCGAGGATAGAAGCACTTTCTGACGGTGTTTTTTCGATTACCATGACCCTCCTTATACTAAGCGTACAGGTACCCCCGCTTTCACCCGATGATAAGACCACCATACATAAGTTATTACAGGTACTTCCGGTTCTCGAAAACTACTTTATCAGTTTTATTGTACTTGGACTTTTTTGGGTCAGGCACCAGATGCAGTTCAGAGAGATACGCACATCCGACAGGAATCTGATGTGGATAAACATTTTTTTTCTCATGTTTGTTGCTATCATTCCATTCACGACATCGATGATGGTGGAGTACAGCAATAATCATATAAGCATCCAGGTCTATTGTTTTAACCTTATAATATTGGGTGTGATCCTGATCATTCACTGGGAATATGCGATCAGGAATCACAGGCTGATTGATGACAATCTCAACCTAAAAGAGCTAAGGTCAATTACAAAAGTTCAGATCTTAACACCTGCTATGTTTTTCTTCACGGCGGTGTTAGCTTTTTTTGATATTACGGTAGCTAAAATGAGTTTATATGTATTGCCGTTAATTTCGGCTATCTCAATAAAGACATATAGAAGAATAAGAAGAAAACATATATCGGAATGA
- a CDS encoding DUF192 domain-containing protein, which translates to MSKQTKKAPQKQESSNLPRNILVVVILVIAGYLIYEYAIKKEEVVVPPTIQKEVDKVQEPQFKKEGELTFTKDGKEVKKIDIEIADNGPERQQGLMYRKTMDEARGMLFIFPTEDQQAFWMKNTILPLDIMFIGKDKKIVKIHKSTTPFSEKDLPSEKPAMYVVEVNAGFADKYGLKEGDSIEFTYQ; encoded by the coding sequence ATGAGCAAGCAGACTAAAAAGGCACCTCAAAAGCAGGAAAGTTCAAACCTTCCGAGAAATATACTAGTAGTCGTAATTTTGGTTATTGCGGGCTATTTGATTTATGAGTATGCGATAAAGAAAGAAGAAGTTGTTGTACCGCCCACGATCCAAAAGGAAGTGGATAAAGTACAGGAGCCACAGTTTAAGAAAGAGGGTGAGCTGACTTTTACGAAAGACGGTAAGGAAGTAAAGAAAATAGACATCGAGATCGCAGACAACGGTCCGGAGAGACAGCAAGGGCTTATGTATAGAAAGACCATGGATGAGGCAAGAGGAATGCTGTTTATTTTTCCGACAGAGGACCAGCAAGCTTTCTGGATGAAAAATACGATACTGCCTCTGGATATAATGTTTATAGGTAAAGATAAGAAGATCGTTAAAATACATAAAAGCACCACACCATTCTCAGAAAAGGACCTGCCTTCGGAAAAGCCGGCAATGTATGTAGTCGAAGTTAACGCAGGGTTTGCAGATAAGTACGGATTGAAAGAAGGGGATTCGATAGAGTTTACCTATCAGTAG
- a CDS encoding DEAD/DEAH box helicase, whose translation MYTVKFKELDLSKEIMKAVEDMGFEEATPIQSQSIPIIMQGKDIIGQAQTGTGKTASFGIPIIENIKNEKRIQALVLCPTRELTIQVAEEINELLKYKNGISIVPIYGGQSIDRQIKALKSGVQIIIATPGRLVDHIMRKTIKLDKVFMVVLDEADIMLDMGFRNDLETILKNVPKQRQTVLFSATMSKPILDLSKKYLVSPEMVKVVHKELTVPKIKQYYLEVKPNVKLEALTRLLDIHDPELAIVFCNTKRGVDKLAKHLQARGYFAEGLHGDMRQQQRDKVMSKFRTGELDILVATDVAARGIDVDEIDVVFNYDVPQDEEYYVHRIGRTARAGREGKAFTFVTGKEIYKIRDIEKFSKTKIVRQNIPSVKDVQAIKTTEIIEEIKEVIDGDEGIFKYREILEKLMQEDYTSAEIAAALLKILLEGESFEEQEIQSKPLAKNKTERLFVNIGKSKKVKPGDLVGAFSGESGIPGNAIGAIDIYDNFSFLEIEGKYLDTVLKKMNKVTFKGKKLFVEPAKRN comes from the coding sequence ATGTACACAGTTAAGTTTAAGGAATTAGATCTGTCTAAAGAGATAATGAAGGCGGTCGAAGATATGGGATTCGAAGAAGCTACCCCTATCCAGTCGCAATCGATACCAATCATCATGCAAGGGAAAGATATAATAGGACAGGCTCAAACAGGAACGGGAAAAACAGCTTCATTTGGAATTCCAATAATAGAAAATATTAAGAATGAGAAGAGAATTCAGGCTCTTGTGCTCTGCCCTACAAGAGAGCTGACGATACAGGTAGCCGAGGAAATAAATGAACTGCTGAAATATAAGAATGGAATCAGCATAGTCCCAATCTACGGCGGGCAGTCAATCGACAGGCAAATAAAAGCTCTCAAGAGCGGAGTTCAGATCATAATTGCAACGCCGGGAAGATTGGTCGATCATATAATGCGAAAGACCATAAAACTTGATAAGGTATTTATGGTTGTTTTAGACGAAGCTGACATAATGCTCGATATGGGATTTAGAAATGATCTTGAAACGATCCTTAAGAATGTTCCAAAGCAAAGACAAACGGTTTTATTTTCGGCAACGATGTCAAAACCAATACTGGACCTGTCAAAAAAATATCTTGTGAGTCCCGAGATGGTCAAGGTCGTTCATAAAGAACTCACAGTTCCCAAGATCAAACAATACTACCTGGAAGTAAAGCCCAATGTAAAACTGGAAGCGCTGACACGGCTGCTTGATATCCACGACCCGGAGCTTGCTATAGTATTCTGTAATACAAAAAGGGGTGTAGATAAGCTCGCAAAGCATTTGCAGGCGCGGGGCTATTTTGCCGAGGGACTGCACGGCGACATGCGCCAGCAGCAAAGGGATAAGGTAATGTCGAAATTCAGGACCGGTGAGCTGGATATTTTGGTAGCAACGGATGTAGCAGCTAGGGGCATAGATGTAGATGAAATAGATGTGGTGTTTAATTATGATGTACCACAGGATGAAGAGTATTATGTACACCGAATCGGGCGAACGGCAAGAGCAGGACGTGAGGGAAAAGCATTTACATTTGTAACAGGCAAGGAGATATATAAGATCCGGGATATAGAAAAGTTTTCAAAGACAAAAATAGTAAGACAAAACATCCCATCGGTAAAGGACGTACAGGCAATAAAAACGACGGAGATAATCGAAGAAATAAAAGAGGTGATAGATGGTGACGAAGGAATATTTAAATATCGGGAGATCCTTGAAAAACTAATGCAGGAAGACTACACGTCAGCAGAAATTGCTGCAGCGCTTTTAAAGATCCTCCTTGAAGGTGAATCATTCGAAGAACAGGAGATCCAATCTAAACCTTTGGCTAAGAATAAAACCGAAAGATTATTTGTTAATATAGGAAAAAGTAAAAAGGTGAAGCCGGGTGACCTGGTAGGCGCATTTTCGGGAGAATCGGGAATACCGGGAAACGCGATCGGGGCAATAGATATATATGATAATTTTAGCTTTTTAGAAATAGAAGGGAAGTATCTAGATACAGTCCTCAAGAAAATGAACAAGGTGACATTTAAAGGAAAGAAACTTTTTGTTGAACCGGCGAAGAGGAATTAA
- a CDS encoding carbon-nitrogen hydrolase family protein, with protein sequence MRICAAQTLPVRGDMQQNTNDHLSFIKKALEHRARLIVFPELSLTGYEPSLAGELASSPEDKRLDVFQNVSDEGEIIICVGLPTGSNDGVRISMVIFSPGSDRRIYSKQYLHSDELPYFIEGSEQMILSLEDNHITPAICYESLLPEHSEKANELGSGIYLTSVVKNKNGVEKVFAHFPGIAKKYSMDVIMSNSVGPCEIFDSYGTSSAWNKEGKLCGEMDNSNPGILIYDTETGETEIEYL encoded by the coding sequence ATGAGGATTTGTGCTGCTCAAACCCTGCCTGTTAGAGGTGATATGCAACAAAATACCAACGATCACCTTTCCTTTATAAAAAAAGCGCTCGAGCATAGAGCGCGTCTTATAGTTTTCCCAGAACTGTCATTAACCGGATATGAACCGTCGCTTGCCGGAGAACTTGCATCCTCTCCGGAAGATAAAAGGCTCGATGTTTTTCAAAATGTGAGCGATGAAGGTGAGATAATCATTTGTGTGGGTCTGCCCACCGGATCAAATGACGGTGTAAGAATAAGTATGGTGATCTTTTCGCCTGGCTCAGACAGAAGGATCTATTCAAAGCAATATCTTCATTCGGATGAACTGCCTTATTTCATAGAAGGCAGCGAGCAGATGATTCTTTCCCTCGAAGATAATCATATTACCCCTGCCATTTGCTACGAGTCATTACTCCCGGAACATTCCGAAAAAGCAAATGAGCTTGGTTCTGGGATTTACTTGACAAGCGTTGTAAAAAACAAGAATGGGGTTGAAAAAGTATTTGCGCATTTTCCCGGGATTGCAAAAAAATATTCAATGGATGTCATAATGTCTAACAGCGTTGGACCATGTGAAATTTTCGATTCTTACGGTACATCCTCTGCTTGGAATAAGGAGGGAAAGCTATGCGGGGAGATGGATAATTCTAATCCCGGTATATTGATTTATGATACTGAAACCGGTGAAACGGAGATCGAATACTTATGA